The following proteins come from a genomic window of Nostoc sp. ATCC 53789:
- a CDS encoding 2-succinylbenzoate--CoA ligase: MERPLDCLNNLFQDDWLIGYDNRQFNQIAQELYLELIPLSACGTPPKIILAEREPLRFLASFIAACAANCPVFLCNPDWGTQEWQQVFHLVEPDIIWGELLDSPTPLLLSKDTINRVSPHFLLSHSARAERPATANSTQHSALILIPTGGSSGQIKFAIHTWETLISSVQGFTEYFQIKQVNSFCVLPLYHVSGLMQFMRSFTTAGKLAIQPFKAVESGQILNIKQSEFFISLVPTQLQRLLQNPELTEWLSQFNSVLLGGAPAWNELLEKSRFHRIRLAPTYGMTETASQIATLKPDDFLRGKISSGQILPHAKVTIRNQQGEILNSNQIGNITIHAQSLALGYYPKIRENQTDFQVDDLGFLDEQGHLNIVGRNSDKIITGGENIYPTEIESAIQATQMVSDICVIGIPDKHWGQALTAIYIPKKSDTSALKIQTLLKDKLSKFKIPKYWIPQQNLPRNSQGKINRQKLQQIATEFLQNSIT; this comes from the coding sequence ATGGAACGACCTTTAGACTGTCTTAACAATCTGTTTCAGGATGATTGGCTTATCGGTTATGACAACCGTCAATTTAATCAAATAGCTCAAGAATTATATTTAGAACTAATACCACTATCAGCGTGTGGAACACCACCAAAAATTATCTTAGCCGAACGCGAACCATTGCGATTTTTAGCAAGTTTTATTGCTGCTTGTGCAGCTAATTGTCCAGTTTTTCTTTGTAACCCCGACTGGGGAACACAAGAATGGCAACAAGTCTTTCATTTAGTAGAGCCAGACATCATTTGGGGAGAACTACTCGACTCTCCCACTCCCCTACTCCTAAGTAAAGACACGATTAATCGCGTCTCTCCCCATTTTTTACTCTCTCACTCAGCACGGGCTGAACGCCCCGCTACCGCTAACAGCACTCAGCACTCAGCACTGATTCTGATTCCCACAGGTGGTTCATCAGGACAAATTAAATTTGCCATCCACACTTGGGAAACTCTCATCTCATCGGTACAAGGATTTACAGAATACTTTCAAATCAAACAAGTCAATTCATTTTGTGTGTTACCGCTATATCACGTTAGCGGTTTAATGCAATTTATGCGTTCTTTCACCACCGCAGGTAAACTAGCTATTCAACCATTTAAAGCCGTAGAATCCGGTCAAATATTAAATATTAAACAATCAGAATTTTTCATATCTTTAGTACCAACACAGTTACAACGCCTCTTGCAAAATCCAGAATTAACTGAATGGCTATCTCAATTTAATAGTGTACTTTTGGGAGGTGCGCCAGCATGGAACGAACTACTAGAAAAATCCAGATTTCACCGCATCCGATTAGCACCTACCTATGGCATGACAGAAACCGCCTCTCAAATTGCTACCCTCAAACCGGATGATTTTCTGAGAGGTAAAATTAGTAGTGGTCAGATTCTTCCCCATGCAAAAGTAACTATTCGCAATCAGCAAGGCGAGATTTTAAATTCCAATCAAATCGGAAATATCACCATTCATGCTCAATCTTTAGCCCTTGGTTACTATCCTAAAATTAGAGAAAATCAAACTGATTTCCAAGTAGATGATTTAGGTTTTTTAGACGAACAAGGACATTTAAATATAGTCGGACGTAACAGCGATAAAATTATTACAGGTGGGGAAAATATTTACCCAACAGAGATTGAATCAGCTATACAAGCTACTCAAATGGTTAGTGATATCTGTGTCATTGGTATTCCAGATAAACACTGGGGACAAGCTTTAACAGCAATTTACATTCCCAAAAAATCAGATACCTCTGCCTTAAAAATCCAAACCCTACTCAAAGACAAACTCAGCAAATTTAAAATCCCTAAATATTGGATTCCCCAGCAAAACTTACCCCGTAACTCTCAAGGTAAAATTAACCGCCAAAAATTACAACAAATAGCCACAGAATTCCTCCAAAATTCCATCACATAA
- the menA gene encoding 2-carboxy-1,4-naphthoquinone phytyltransferase: MTTKQILYPNTKLWMAAIKPPMYSVAIMPIWVGTAVAFAETKMFNGAVFSTFVAAAILILAWENISNDVFDSETGIDQNKHHSLVNLTSNKPLIFWIGNLCLGLGLLGILAIAFWQQDLTVIAIILLCCGLGYMYQGPPFRLGYQGLGEILCFFAFGPLAVEAAYYSQTQTWSMTSLAVSVIVGIATTLILFCSHFHQVKDDIAAGKRSPIVRLGTQKGAQVLVWFTASIYPLTLLFVLLGISPAWTLLSWVSLPFAVKLCRHVQENHNQPDKVSNCKFIAVAVHFWACLLFGLGFIL; encoded by the coding sequence ATGACTACCAAGCAAATTTTATATCCCAACACGAAGTTATGGATGGCAGCGATTAAACCGCCCATGTACAGCGTTGCTATTATGCCCATTTGGGTAGGAACAGCAGTCGCATTTGCTGAAACTAAAATGTTCAATGGTGCAGTATTTTCTACTTTTGTAGCTGCGGCAATTTTAATTCTTGCCTGGGAAAATATCAGTAATGATGTCTTTGATTCCGAAACAGGTATCGATCAAAATAAGCACCATTCTCTAGTGAATTTAACTAGCAATAAGCCATTAATATTTTGGATAGGAAATTTGTGTTTAGGTTTGGGGTTGCTGGGCATACTAGCGATCGCTTTTTGGCAACAAGACCTAACTGTCATCGCCATCATTCTACTATGCTGTGGTTTGGGATATATGTACCAAGGGCCTCCCTTTCGCTTAGGATATCAGGGTTTAGGCGAGATTCTTTGCTTTTTTGCCTTTGGCCCCTTAGCAGTGGAGGCAGCCTACTACAGCCAAACGCAAACTTGGTCAATGACAAGTTTAGCAGTTTCAGTGATTGTTGGGATTGCCACAACCTTAATTTTGTTTTGCTCACATTTTCACCAAGTTAAGGATGACATAGCCGCAGGTAAGCGATCGCCTATCGTCCGTCTCGGAACCCAAAAAGGGGCCCAAGTCCTAGTTTGGTTTACTGCAAGCATTTATCCCCTCACCTTGCTATTTGTGCTATTGGGAATTTCTCCAGCTTGGACATTGCTAAGTTGGGTAAGTTTACCCTTTGCTGTCAAATTATGCCGCCATGTTCAAGAAAATCACAACCAGCCAGACAAAGTTAGTAACTGTAAATTTATCGCTGTAGCCGTGCATTTTTGGGCTTGCTTGCTGTTCGGACTGGGATTTATTCTTTAG
- the nadA gene encoding quinolinate synthase NadA, with translation MFTTALAQRKNTQLGELPLDLFAAIQSLKKELNAVILAHYYQEPDIQDIADFIGDSLQLARAAEKTNADVIVFAGVHFMAETAKILNPDKLVLLPDLDAGCSLADSCPPEAFAAFKAAHPNHLVVSYINCSADIKAMSDIICTSSNAVKIVQQIPKEQPIIFAPDRNLGRYVMEQTGRDLVLWQGSCVVHETFSEKKIVQLKIAHPEAEAIAHPECESSVLRHASFIGSTAALLKYCQSSPTKEFIVATEPGIIHQMQKLAPDKHFIPAPPMNNCACNECPFMRLNTLEKLYWAMKNRTPEITMSEDIRLAALRPMQRMLEMSV, from the coding sequence GTGTTTACCACTGCACTAGCTCAACGAAAAAACACCCAACTGGGTGAACTACCACTAGATTTGTTTGCCGCGATTCAGAGTCTCAAAAAAGAACTCAACGCCGTTATCCTGGCGCATTATTATCAAGAGCCAGATATTCAGGATATTGCAGACTTTATTGGGGATTCATTACAACTAGCAAGAGCCGCCGAAAAAACCAATGCGGATGTAATTGTCTTTGCTGGTGTTCACTTCATGGCAGAAACAGCAAAGATACTTAATCCCGATAAATTAGTACTTTTACCAGATTTGGATGCTGGTTGTTCTTTAGCAGACAGTTGTCCACCAGAGGCGTTTGCAGCTTTTAAAGCAGCGCATCCAAATCATCTAGTGGTGTCTTATATCAACTGCTCTGCTGATATCAAGGCGATGAGTGATATTATTTGCACCAGTTCCAACGCTGTGAAAATTGTGCAGCAGATACCGAAAGAACAGCCGATTATTTTTGCCCCAGATCGAAATTTGGGTCGGTATGTGATGGAACAAACTGGACGAGATTTGGTGCTATGGCAAGGTAGCTGTGTTGTCCATGAAACCTTTTCGGAAAAGAAAATTGTCCAGTTAAAAATAGCCCATCCCGAAGCAGAGGCGATCGCACACCCAGAATGTGAAAGTAGTGTATTGCGCCACGCCAGCTTTATTGGCTCCACAGCCGCTTTACTCAAGTATTGTCAAAGCAGCCCCACCAAAGAATTTATCGTTGCTACGGAACCGGGAATCATTCACCAAATGCAAAAACTAGCTCCTGACAAGCACTTCATTCCTGCACCACCGATGAATAACTGTGCTTGTAACGAATGTCCGTTTATGCGATTAAACACCCTAGAAAAGCTTTACTGGGCAATGAAAAATCGCACTCCCGAAATTACCATGTCAGAGGATATTCGCCTTGCTGCACTGCGACCAATGCAACGAATGCTGGAGATGAGCGTGTAA
- a CDS encoding TIGR04168 family protein encodes MTSQKTQSINLKIAVVGDIHDQWEVEDGVALKHLGVDLVLFVGDFGNESVEVVRAIASLDIPKAAVMGNHDAWYTATEWGRKKAPYDRSKEDWVQEQLDLLGSSHVGYGKLDFPAWNLTVVGGRPFTWGGPEWKFAEICKERYGVTSLEESADRIFKAVKSAAYETIIFLGHNGPSGLGDRPEDPCGKDWHPIGGDFGDPDLGEAISQALTAGKTIPLVTFGHMHRDLRHTKKVQRKPIFRSPEGTIYLNAASVPRIVENDGEKLRNFSIVTLEAGVVSQVSLVWVGNDFQVAKGEILYERSRIVS; translated from the coding sequence ATGACCAGTCAGAAAACTCAATCGATAAACCTCAAAATTGCTGTAGTTGGAGATATTCACGACCAATGGGAAGTGGAAGATGGCGTTGCACTCAAGCATTTGGGTGTTGACTTAGTGCTGTTTGTCGGGGATTTTGGCAATGAATCGGTGGAAGTGGTCAGAGCGATCGCATCCCTCGATATTCCCAAAGCAGCCGTGATGGGCAACCACGATGCCTGGTACACCGCCACCGAATGGGGACGTAAAAAGGCTCCTTATGACCGCTCTAAGGAAGACTGGGTACAGGAACAACTCGATTTATTAGGTTCGTCCCATGTCGGTTACGGTAAGCTGGATTTTCCCGCTTGGAATTTAACTGTAGTGGGGGGTCGTCCCTTTACTTGGGGTGGCCCAGAGTGGAAATTCGCGGAAATCTGTAAAGAACGTTACGGTGTGACGAGTTTAGAAGAATCCGCCGATCGCATCTTCAAAGCAGTTAAAAGCGCCGCTTACGAGACAATTATATTTTTGGGTCACAATGGGCCTAGTGGGTTAGGCGATCGCCCCGAAGATCCCTGCGGCAAAGACTGGCATCCAATTGGCGGCGACTTTGGCGATCCAGATTTGGGCGAGGCGATTTCTCAAGCCTTGACTGCTGGTAAAACCATTCCTCTGGTGACATTTGGTCACATGCACCGAGATTTACGCCATACCAAGAAGGTGCAGCGCAAACCCATCTTTAGAAGTCCAGAGGGGACAATTTACTTAAATGCGGCTAGTGTCCCCAGGATTGTGGAAAATGACGGCGAGAAGTTGCGTAACTTTTCCATTGTCACCCTAGAGGCGGGTGTGGTTTCGCAAGTTTCCCTAGTTTGGGTGGGGAATGACTTTCAGGTGGCTAAGGGGGAAATTTTGTACGAGCGATCGCGTATTGTGTCGTAG
- a CDS encoding o-succinylbenzoate synthase, protein MTYRFQFRPYQRRFLRSLTTNHGKWDIREGIILRLTDESGKLGWGEIAPISWFGSETLEQALDFCRQLPREITDEIIFSIPDELPACQFGFESAQGWGSGEWGVGSGGDNFITPKSSLFLYSALLVAGEAALNQWETLWQQGYRTFKWKIGVYAIADELKIFESLIHTLPASTKLRLDANGGLSYEEANLWLWTCDNLKANAELPIEIEFIEQPLPVEQFQGMLELSMSYETAIALDESVATLRQLAACHQQGWRGIFVIKPGIIGSPSRLRKFCHQHQIDTVFSSVFETAIARLAALQLAAELSRNNRAVGFGIDHFFEQEETWLQTLWNDL, encoded by the coding sequence ATGACTTACAGGTTTCAATTTCGTCCATATCAGCGAAGATTTTTGCGATCGCTTACCACCAATCATGGTAAGTGGGATATTCGTGAAGGTATTATCCTCCGTCTCACCGATGAATCAGGTAAACTCGGCTGGGGAGAAATTGCCCCCATTAGCTGGTTTGGTTCCGAAACCTTAGAACAAGCCTTAGATTTTTGTCGCCAACTCCCACGAGAAATTACAGACGAGATAATTTTCTCTATCCCAGATGAGTTACCTGCTTGTCAATTTGGCTTTGAGTCAGCGCAAGGGTGGGGCAGTGGGGAGTGGGGAGTGGGGAGTGGGGGAGATAATTTTATAACTCCTAAATCCTCACTCTTCTTGTACAGCGCCTTGCTAGTAGCAGGGGAAGCGGCTTTAAATCAATGGGAAACGTTGTGGCAGCAAGGATATCGCACATTTAAGTGGAAAATTGGTGTGTATGCGATCGCTGATGAACTAAAAATTTTTGAGTCACTCATACACACCTTACCAGCCTCTACGAAACTGCGATTAGATGCCAACGGTGGACTCAGCTATGAAGAAGCTAACTTATGGCTGTGGACTTGCGACAATCTCAAGGCAAATGCAGAACTACCCATAGAAATTGAATTTATCGAACAACCGCTACCCGTTGAACAATTTCAGGGGATGTTGGAATTGAGTATGAGTTATGAGACTGCGATCGCTTTAGATGAATCTGTCGCCACACTTAGGCAACTCGCCGCCTGTCATCAACAAGGTTGGCGAGGGATTTTTGTCATAAAGCCTGGGATAATTGGATCGCCATCTCGTCTGAGAAAGTTTTGCCACCAGCATCAAATTGATACTGTATTTTCGTCAGTATTTGAAACTGCGATCGCTAGACTTGCAGCACTCCAGCTAGCAGCCGAATTATCCCGAAACAACAGAGCAGTTGGTTTTGGCATCGACCATTTTTTTGAACAAGAAGAAACGTGGTTGCAAACTTTATGGAACGACCTTTAG
- a CDS encoding thioesterase family protein, translated as MPFTYNRTVRFQDTDAAGVVYFANVLGICHEAYEESLEASSINFKDFFTNPSVAFPIVHASVDFLRPMFGGDKLLISLIPQKIGVEKFEITYEIAVAEVVVAKAITRHVCIDVSSRSKQELPDEIVQWLETNRRDAEDAERRRSREIM; from the coding sequence ATGCCTTTTACTTATAACCGCACGGTTCGCTTTCAAGATACTGATGCTGCTGGAGTAGTTTATTTTGCTAATGTTTTGGGTATTTGCCATGAAGCTTATGAAGAATCTTTAGAAGCATCAAGTATTAATTTCAAAGATTTTTTTACTAATCCTTCTGTAGCTTTTCCCATTGTTCATGCTAGTGTCGATTTTTTGCGCCCTATGTTTGGTGGGGACAAGTTACTGATTAGTTTAATACCCCAAAAAATAGGTGTTGAGAAGTTTGAAATTACTTATGAAATTGCTGTGGCTGAGGTGGTAGTTGCTAAGGCTATTACTCGTCATGTTTGTATTGATGTGAGTAGTAGAAGTAAGCAGGAATTACCTGATGAGATAGTTCAGTGGTTGGAGACGAACCGCAGAGACGCAGAGGACGCAGAGAGAAGAAGGTCGAGAGAGATTATGTGA
- a CDS encoding isochorismate synthase: MTVSPCRSNLFVERKDLYQFLLSVQEKCLQNNGKQIVSISQEIDLVDPLLVLDKLTQANEINFYFEDRAKGEAIAAIDSVAKLQIDGADRFTQAEYFIKSCLKNIINFGNANQPFSGPHFFSYFSFFDKNAQVDYPFPSATIFLPRWQVAVKNQRCILVTNIIINENANIQRLLENLQNKIEFIQSLEYYSANIDCFPATLYKKSVTNATQFKRSVVSALEKIRSSHLSKIVLADILDVKSSNHFSLVKSLNNLRQNHPNCYIFSTSNGKGQNFIGASPERLISINNQQLITDALAGSAPRGKTPAEDAANANRLLNSEKEKHEHSLVLNFITQRLSELGLSPQILAPRLRQLSNIQHLWTPISAIVPTNIHPLKIVGQLHPTPAVAGAAQDVACAEIRRYESFERGLYAAPLGWIDSQGNCEFIVGIRSALINGDRARLYAGAGIVAGSDPDKEFAEVQLKLQALLKALV; this comes from the coding sequence ATGACAGTTTCACCATGTCGTAGCAACTTGTTTGTAGAGCGCAAAGATTTATATCAATTTCTGCTATCAGTCCAAGAAAAGTGCCTCCAAAATAATGGCAAGCAAATTGTCAGTATCTCTCAAGAGATCGATTTAGTTGATCCTTTACTTGTATTGGATAAACTTACACAAGCAAATGAAATAAATTTTTACTTTGAGGACAGAGCTAAAGGAGAAGCGATCGCAGCAATTGATTCTGTAGCAAAATTACAGATTGATGGTGCAGATCGTTTTACTCAAGCCGAATATTTTATCAAATCTTGTCTAAAAAATATAATTAATTTTGGTAACGCTAATCAACCTTTTTCTGGGCCTCACTTTTTTTCTTATTTCAGCTTTTTTGATAAAAACGCCCAAGTGGATTATCCATTTCCATCTGCTACCATTTTTCTTCCACGTTGGCAAGTAGCTGTGAAAAATCAGCGTTGTATATTAGTAACAAATATAATTATTAATGAAAATGCAAATATTCAAAGGTTGTTGGAGAATCTGCAAAATAAAATTGAATTTATCCAATCTTTAGAATATTACTCTGCTAATATTGATTGCTTCCCAGCAACCTTATATAAGAAATCTGTCACGAATGCTACTCAATTTAAACGTTCAGTAGTATCTGCTTTAGAAAAAATTCGGTCTAGTCATTTAAGCAAAATTGTATTAGCAGATATATTAGATGTAAAGTCAAGCAACCACTTTAGCCTAGTTAAATCGTTAAATAATCTTAGACAAAATCATCCCAATTGTTATATTTTTTCGACAAGTAATGGAAAAGGACAAAATTTTATTGGTGCAAGTCCAGAAAGATTAATTAGTATTAATAATCAACAGTTAATAACTGATGCTTTAGCTGGTTCTGCACCACGAGGTAAAACCCCTGCTGAAGATGCAGCTAATGCCAATCGCTTACTAAATAGTGAAAAAGAAAAGCATGAACATTCACTAGTACTTAATTTTATAACTCAACGTCTATCTGAGCTAGGTTTATCACCTCAGATATTAGCACCACGGCTACGACAATTATCTAACATCCAGCATTTATGGACACCTATAAGTGCGATAGTTCCTACTAACATCCACCCATTAAAGATTGTCGGACAATTGCATCCTACACCAGCCGTTGCGGGTGCAGCCCAAGATGTAGCTTGTGCCGAAATTCGTCGTTACGAAAGCTTTGAGAGGGGTTTATATGCTGCACCTTTAGGTTGGATAGATTCTCAGGGGAACTGTGAGTTTATTGTGGGAATTCGTTCAGCATTAATTAATGGCGATCGCGCGAGATTGTATGCTGGTGCTGGTATCGTCGCTGGCTCCGATCCTGACAAGGAGTTTGCAGAGGTGCAACTTAAGCTTCAGGCGTTACTCAAAGCATTAGTTTAA
- a CDS encoding NACHT domain-containing NTPase, which produces MSIPEDFLKQLEQYSELSHREKEVFLEIFGLSKSRVNVAQELNISESNLGTCLTGIYKKFCITCNGPVKESRLREYLSKRYSQQKPSGDLTTDHLDDCIDTLVQEIRKQIKPYIKEKCGTMRVLDMPKPIELTGKQGIYTNVNILEAITGRRRLKVTELMQSCEHDNFERLGLSGVKQKRVSGLEVVQRHSKLMVLGKPGAGKTTFLKYLAMQCIEGRFQANRVPLFITLKDFAEAAKKPDILKFIVQLLSSCGVTHASTAVEKLLKQGKAFILLDGLDEVREEDTKRVLRQIREFSDLFHTNQFVITCRIAAKEYTYQSFTEVEMADFDEKQIAIFAQNWFELTDPVKSQRFIQKLKENKPIQELASSPLLLTLLCLVFGDSGDFPANRSELYQEGLDVLLKKWDAKRNIEREQVYKNLSLQRKEDLLSQIGLTTFEQKNYFFKQKTTEIYIADFIRNLRDADTDPEVLKLDSEAVLKSIEAQHGLLVERAKGIYSFSHLTFHEYFAAREIVANSAYKTLVKHLIEKRWREVFLLTAGMMRNADNLMHLIKSEIDGLISTDEQLQNLMRWVAKKSSLATVPYQLAEVRGIYLSLINSLILSKRSDFTELPRILAFDLALTGTSDSDFYKACEPTIIAIVTPALSFEIVVFFEEKKIRVDRRSSNTLFPNHFDSNLDFDLENDPRPELQILLENLKSQLPPSQNDSEAFEHWWKTDGQEWNEQLRTVMIEHCNIGHDWQINEAQQTLLQQYLYANKLLLECLNSECYVSWEVRQEIENTLLLPNEN; this is translated from the coding sequence ATGTCTATACCAGAGGACTTTCTTAAGCAGCTGGAGCAATACAGTGAATTGTCGCACCGAGAGAAAGAAGTCTTTCTGGAAATATTTGGTCTTAGTAAGAGTCGAGTTAACGTAGCTCAAGAGTTAAATATTTCTGAAAGTAACCTCGGTACTTGTCTTACAGGTATTTACAAAAAATTTTGCATCACTTGTAATGGCCCTGTTAAAGAAAGCCGCTTACGGGAGTATCTGAGCAAAAGATACTCACAGCAAAAACCCTCTGGCGATTTAACTACAGATCACCTAGATGATTGTATTGATACCTTAGTGCAAGAAATCCGCAAACAAATCAAACCCTACATCAAAGAAAAGTGCGGAACTATGCGGGTATTAGATATGCCTAAGCCAATTGAGTTAACAGGAAAACAAGGTATTTACACAAATGTTAATATTCTGGAGGCAATAACAGGACGAAGACGATTAAAAGTTACGGAACTAATGCAAAGCTGTGAGCATGATAACTTTGAGCGGCTTGGACTTAGCGGAGTAAAACAGAAACGAGTCTCAGGATTAGAGGTTGTACAGCGTCATAGTAAATTGATGGTTTTAGGTAAACCAGGAGCAGGAAAAACCACTTTTTTAAAATATCTAGCAATGCAGTGTATTGAAGGGAGATTTCAAGCAAACAGAGTTCCCTTGTTTATCACATTAAAAGATTTTGCAGAAGCAGCTAAAAAACCAGATATTTTGAAATTTATTGTTCAACTATTATCAAGCTGTGGGGTAACTCATGCCAGTACAGCAGTAGAGAAACTGTTGAAACAGGGTAAAGCATTCATATTGCTGGATGGGTTAGATGAAGTACGAGAGGAAGACACCAAGCGTGTTTTACGACAAATTCGGGAATTTTCTGACCTGTTTCATACCAATCAGTTTGTAATTACCTGTCGGATTGCTGCCAAAGAATACACCTATCAAAGTTTCACAGAAGTAGAAATGGCAGATTTTGATGAAAAACAAATAGCAATTTTTGCTCAAAATTGGTTCGAGTTGACTGATCCAGTTAAAAGTCAAAGATTCATTCAAAAACTAAAGGAGAATAAACCAATCCAAGAACTAGCAAGTAGTCCTTTACTGCTGACATTATTGTGTTTGGTGTTTGGAGATAGTGGAGATTTCCCAGCAAACCGTTCTGAACTTTATCAAGAAGGATTAGATGTATTACTGAAAAAATGGGATGCCAAACGCAACATTGAGAGAGAGCAGGTGTATAAAAACCTGTCTTTGCAGCGTAAGGAAGACTTGCTGAGTCAAATAGGCTTAACTACCTTTGAGCAGAAAAACTATTTCTTTAAACAAAAAACGACCGAAATATACATTGCTGATTTTATCCGTAACTTACGTGATGCTGATACAGATCCAGAAGTCTTGAAACTCGATAGTGAAGCCGTTTTAAAATCTATTGAAGCACAGCATGGGCTACTAGTAGAACGAGCAAAAGGCATCTATTCTTTTTCTCACCTGACGTTCCACGAGTATTTTGCTGCAAGAGAAATAGTAGCTAACTCTGCCTATAAAACTTTGGTTAAGCATCTGATAGAGAAACGCTGGCGGGAAGTTTTTTTGCTCACAGCAGGGATGATGCGAAATGCCGATAATTTGATGCACTTAATAAAGTCTGAAATTGATGGACTAATCAGTACGGATGAACAATTACAAAATTTGATGAGGTGGGTAGCTAAAAAATCTTCTTTAGCTACAGTGCCATATCAGCTAGCAGAAGTTAGAGGTATCTATTTAAGTTTGATAAATAGTCTTATTCTGAGTAAGCGTTCAGATTTTACGGAGCTTCCTCGTATTCTAGCCTTCGATCTGGCTCTTACTGGTACTTCAGACAGCGACTTTTATAAAGCCTGCGAGCCAACGATTATCGCGATAGTTACTCCAGCCTTGAGTTTTGAAATTGTTGTCTTTTTTGAAGAAAAAAAAATTCGAGTAGATAGACGAAGCTCAAATACTCTCTTTCCTAATCACTTTGATTCAAATCTTGATTTTGATCTAGAAAATGACCCACGTCCTGAGTTACAAATTTTGCTTGAAAACCTGAAAAGCCAATTGCCACCTTCACAAAACGACAGCGAAGCATTTGAACACTGGTGGAAAACTGATGGTCAAGAGTGGAATGAACAGCTTAGAACCGTCATGATTGAGCATTGCAATATTGGACATGACTGGCAGATAAATGAAGCCCAACAAACACTCTTACAACAGTATTTATATGCCAATAAGTTGCTACTAGAGTGCCTAAATAGTGAATGTTATGTAAGCTGGGAAGTTAGGCAAGAAATTGAAAATACTTTGCTGTTACCAAATGAAAATTAA
- a CDS encoding four helix bundle protein, translated as MKKDICDRTFTFSVRIVKLCQFLDDKPGVARTLSQQLLRSGTSIGANVEEAQAAQSKADFISKLMIALKESRETRYWLRLLIAAEIVPQSKISQLQTEAEELTKILGAIIISTKTST; from the coding sequence GTGAAAAAAGATATTTGCGATCGCACTTTTACTTTTTCAGTTCGCATAGTCAAATTGTGCCAGTTTTTAGATGACAAACCAGGAGTAGCACGAACCCTTTCTCAACAGTTATTAAGGTCAGGAACATCGATTGGAGCTAATGTAGAAGAAGCGCAAGCTGCTCAAAGCAAAGCTGATTTTATCAGCAAGCTCATGATTGCACTAAAAGAATCCCGTGAAACTCGGTATTGGTTAAGATTGCTCATTGCTGCCGAAATAGTACCTCAATCAAAAATTAGTCAACTCCAAACCGAAGCCGAAGAACTAACAAAAATTCTTGGTGCCATAATTATCTCCACCAAAACCTCTACTTAA